From Penicillium psychrofluorescens genome assembly, chromosome: 1, one genomic window encodes:
- a CDS encoding uncharacterized protein (ID:PFLUO_000820-T1.cds;~source:funannotate), whose product MLGHRRNILLLFSLSLFVSDSQTVSSLQVSVPVASSNCCIWSNASPWVLVNGMASEESSQPDQPVRSIEGDALTEEKWKGMTEVLSAIYDHREPDGYDPSRLFQRSVNKRIVPDYYDIIKEPMALSILKQKINKREYKQFGDFVRDCVLIPHNAQTYNRPKSQAYEDSIIIKDVFVAEFQKLVDQGVISSEEAELPDLGEIPEPDPLPEEEEEEEEEEEDDEEDSDDEGRRRKKPGPKPGSKRGVKDPNQKSAHEPKKRGRPPRVDTPMETRIKTILKGIRKFKGSGGYLKIGHFERLPDKAAYPDYYIEIKEPIAIDIIKRKSKRKKYQSVDHFMRDLDLMFENAKLYNQSDSQIYKDAVDLQNESRKLAEQEKKKPDSDFLMEDGRFPLPDGILFRGELWKVGDWVHIQNSNDVTKPIVAQIYRTWQDSEGEKWINACWYYRPEQTVHQFEKHFYPNEVVKTGQYRDHRIDEIVDRCFVMFFTRYSRGRPRDLAPDKEIYVCEARYNEEKHKLNKIKTWASCLPDEVRDKDYEMDLFDMPRKIKKIPSPIKHLLKDDAKETDDLPKPTWGADNAPPVVGAVHRRPRDENESPPPEPTPSPPPVPPPTMAPAAARQSSLSQGLARPSMSSPGGAALSGVPPLQARSPAAPTQVSPVPGPAGAYPPQMYQNLQRRPSNFAQQSPHVAAGYQASPAYAQPSPYTPYPANRPQPAVYNPNAPRPVEVFNLSDAANAAIPPDIRAQFHCDDKGRVLFFSSPPLDIIPPSQQKLSHSLKYMATKEARQKRVEERKRKRAEERREREEAVKRLRADEETALASRVEALAPKAVDAMVQQIVAGTDELYKWLYQDQADKVRAADGKIREHGILADRVAVEQITRIQAQSTHEGPADLQGSAQYQDEI is encoded by the exons ATGTTGGGG CACCGGCGAAACATTCTCCTACTgttctcgctctcgctcttcgTGTCCGATTCGCAAACGGTGTCTAGCCTTCAGGTTTCAGTCCCCGTCGCATCCTCGAATTGTTGCATTTGGTCCAACGCATCACCGTGGGTGCTCGTCAACGGCATGGCGTCGGAGGAAAGCTCGCAGCCGGACCAGCCCGTCAGGTCGATTGAGGGCGATGCCCTGACCGAGGAAAAATGGAAGGGCATGACGGAGGTTCTCAGCGCAATTTATGACCACAGAGAGCCAGA TGGTTACGACCCGTCGCGACTGTTCCAACGCAGCGTGAACAAGCGCATCGTCCCCGATTACTACGACATAATCAAGGAGCCGATGGCCTTGAGTATTCTGAAACAAAAAATCAACAAACGCGAATACAAGCAATTTGGGGATTTTGTGCGCGACTGTGTTTTG ATCCCACATAATGCCCAAACATACAATCGTCCCAAGTCCCAAGCCTATGAGGAttcgatcatcatcaaa GATGTCTTCGTGGCGGAATTCCAGAAGCTGGTAGACCAGGGAGTGATCTCTTCGGAGGAGGCTGAACTGCCCGATCTGGGAGAAATTCCAGAGCCGGACCCTCtccccgaagaagaggaggaagaggaagaggaggaggaagatgacgaggaagactCGGACGATGAGGGCCGGCGAAGGAAGAAACCAGGGCCGAAACCAGGCTCCAAGCGTGGAGTGAAAGACCCCAACCAGAAATCTGCCCATGAACCCAAGAAACGAGGACGCCCCCCTCGGGTGGATACTCCCATGGAGACCAGGATCAAGACCATCTTGAAGGGCATCCGGAAATTCAAAGGGTCTGGCGGTTACTTGAAAATTGGCCACTTTGAACGACTCCCCGACAAGGCCGCCTACCCGGACTATTACatcgagatcaaggagccGATTGCCATCGATATCATCAAGCGCAAGTCGAAGCGCAAGAAGTACCAATCGGTCGATCACTTCATGCGCGATCTGGATCTCATGTTTGAAAATGCCAAGCTGTACAACCAGTCGGACAGCCAGATCTACAAGGATGCGGTCGATCTTCAGAACGAGTCGCGCAAGTTGGCCgagcaagagaagaagaagcctgACAGCGATTTCCTCATGGAGGACGGTCGCTTCCCACTGCCGGATGGCATCCTGTTCCGCGGCGAGCTGTGGAAGGTCGGAGACTGGGTGCACATTCAAAATTCAAACGACGTGACCAAGCCCATTGTCGCGCAGATCTACCGGACCTGGCAAGACTCGGAAGGGGAGAAGTGGATCAACGCCTGCTGGTATTACCGTCCGGAGCAGACGGTGCATCAGTTCGAAAAGCATTTCTACCCGAACGAGGTAGTCAAGACTGGGCAGTACCGCGACCACAGGATCGATGAGATCGTGGACCGTTGCTTCGTCATGTTTTTCACTCGGTACAGCCGGGGCCGCCCCAGGGATCTTGCACCAGACAAGGAGATCTACGTTTGCGAAGCTCGCTACAACGAGGAAAAACACAAATTGAACAAAATCAAGACCTGGGCCAGCTGTCTTCCCGACGAGGTGCGAGACAAGGACTATGAGATGGATCTTTTTGATATGCCGCggaagatcaagaagatccCAAGTCCGATCAAACACCTGCTCAAGGATGATGCCAAGGAGACCGACGATCTGCCCAAACCGACCTGGGGAGCGGACAACGCACCGCCTGTTGTGGGTGCTGTCCATCGCCGCCCCCGGGATGAAAAT GAATCTCCGCCACCAGAGCCCACCCCATCACCTCCACCTGTACCCccgcccaccatggctcCGGCTGCGGCTCGCCAATCCTCCCTGAGCCAAGGACTTGCACGGCCCAGTATGAGCAGCCCAGGTGGTGCTGCACTCTCTGGGGTTCCTCCACTTCAAGCCCGCTCTCCTGCGGCGCCAACCCAGGTCTCTCCAGTACCCGGCCCCGCGGGAGCGTATCCGCCGCAGATGTACCAGAACCTCCAGCGCCGTCCCAGCAACTTCGCTCAGCAGTCGCCTCACGTGGCCGCCGGTTACCAGGCATCGCCTGCCTACGCGCAGCCATCTCCTTACACCCCTTACCCAGCCAACCGCCCGCAGCCTGCGGTGTACAACCCCAACGCGCCCCGTCCAGTTGAAGTCTTCAACCTCAGCGACGCCGCCAACGCGGCAATCCCTCCCGATATCCGTGCGCAGTTTCACTGCGACGACAAAGGCCGCGtgctcttcttttcctctcctccctTGGACATCATCCCCCCTTCGCAACAGAAACTGAGCCATTCCCTCAAGTACATGGCCACGAAAGAGGCGCGCCAGAAGCGAGTcgaggaaagaaagcgcAAGAGAGctgaagagagaagggaaCGAGAGGAAGCCGTGAAGCGCTTGCGGGCTGATGAGGAGACGGCCCTCGCCAGCCGGGTAGAAGCCCTTGCGCCCAAAGCAGTGGACGCCATGGTGCAACAGATCGTTGCTGGCACAGATGAGCTGTACAAGTGGCTCTACCAGGACCAGGCGGACAAAGTGCGTGCGGCCGATGGCAAGATCCGCGAGCACGGCATTCTGGCTGATCGCGTGGCGGTGGAGCAAATCACTCGGATTCAGGCACAGTCCACACACGAAGGTCCTGCGGATCTCCAAGGCAGTGCACAATACCAGGACGAGATCTAA
- a CDS encoding uncharacterized protein (ID:PFLUO_000822-T1.cds;~source:funannotate), translating into MSALRAAQPEVFELHRSSSFRQPGSMKHRHASEEDDGSGGNTDASQDQADFEEEEEVDESVREDMKKLEDTFPGISDRFRLVNRIGEGTFSTVYKAEDLLYDHYTNDWDIFDQAQHDTWASPPSKRRRVEGEPVGRKKARFVALKKIYVTSSPIRIQNELELLHDLRGCKSVCPLVTAFRYQDQVVAVLPFFSHTDFRIQYRTFMVADMRHYLRSLLTALQSVHEHNILHRDIKPTNFLYNPDLKEGVLVDFGLAERQGSEYTSPCLCAHPTYVRRSRILSSYYSKNPPANGLSAGHPKADSRPSRRANRAGTRGFRAPEVLFKCTSQTTKIDLWSVGVILLTLLGRRFPFFNSADDIDAMIEMSSIFGTRRMKTAAALHGQIFETNIPTIGEKGYSWEKLVKWSSCVEDLTESEQQATRLLSGLMELDPSKRLSAAEALQHEFFLNPILHDVEWGGHPDDESVDSAEEDGGGEDEEVDEVAMV; encoded by the exons ATGTCCGCTCTTCGTGCGGCCCAACCAGAGGTGTTTGAGCTTCACCGGAGCAGTTCATTTCGACAGCCGGGCTCAATGAAGCACAGACACGCGTCtgaagaggacgatgggTCTGGCGGCAATACCGACGCCTCCCAGGACCAGGCCGACttcgaggaggaagaagaagtcgacgAGTCAGTCCGCGAGGACatgaagaagctggaggacACTTTTCCGGGAATCTCAGATCGGTTTCGTCTGGTTAATCGAATCGGAGAAG GCACCTTCTCTACGGTGTACAAAGCAGAAGACCTGCTGTACGATCACTACACGAACGACTGGGATATCTTTGATCAGGCCCAACACGACACCTGGGCCAGCCCCCCCTCCAAACGGCGGCGCGTTGAGGGCGAACCTGTGGGGCGGAAGAAGGCGCGCTTCGTGGCGTTAAAGAAGATCTATGTCACAAGCAGCCCGATCCGGATTCAGAACGAACTCGAGCTGCTCCATGATCTGCGAGGGTGTAAATCGGTGTGCCCTCTCGTCACGGCGTTCCGGTACCAGGACCAGGTCGTGGCGGtgctgcccttcttctcacATACCGACTTTCGCATTCAGTATCGCACTTTTATGGTTGCGGACATGCGCCATTATCTGCGATCACTCTTGACTGCGCTGCAATCAGTCCATGAGCACAATATCCTCCACCGGGACATCAAGCCTAC CAACTTCCTCTATAACCCGGATCTGAAAGAAGGGGTCCTGGTTGATTTTGGCCTGGCAGAA CGCCAAGGATCCGAGTATACCAGTCCATGCCTCTGCGCGCACCCAACCTATGTTCGCCGAAGTCGAATCCTTTCCAGCTACTATTCCAAGAACCCCCCGGCCAATGGGTTGTCAGCTGGTCACCCCAAAGCCGACTCTCGGCCATCGAGACGCGCAAACCGTGCTGGTACTCGTGGCTTTCGAGCACCGGAGGTTCTTTTCAAATGTACTTCACAGACCACAAAGATTGACCTGTGGTCAGTCGGCGTCATTCTCCTCACCTTGCTTGGACGCCGGttccccttcttcaactccgCGGACGACATCGACGCGATGATTGAAATGTCCAGTATCTTTGGAACGCGCCGCATGAAGACAGCGGCGGCCCTGCACGGACAGATATTCGAGACGAACATCCCGACCATCGGAGAGAAAGGGTATAGCTGGGAGAAATTGGTCAAGTGGTCGAGCTGTGTGGAGGACTTGACCGAAAGCGAGCAACAAGCAACGCGCCTGTTGTCCGGAttgatggagctggatcCCTCCAAGCGTCTGAGTGCCGCAGAGGCCCTGCAGCACGAAttcttcctcaaccccaTCCTTCATGATGTCGAATGGGGAGGCCACCCCGACGATGAAAGTGTGGActctgccgaggaggacggtggaggcgaagacgaggaagtAGACGAGGTCGCCATGGTATGA
- a CDS encoding uncharacterized protein (ID:PFLUO_000821-T1.cds;~source:funannotate), whose product MRLRVRGPSGQSTVTLDDSATVEDLRAQIAEKTGLGAFSVKYGYPDLRPLDLENWQPDQTLADIGVNLNGESLIVAQKEGAAPAPAVSGGTPKEPTPTIPQQPSKQPLQSQHEKTADDPPEIASPEHGGTFVLRVMPDDNSCLFRAVGAAVMGDMDTMVELRSIVAGAIQTNPTEYTAAILGKNPDEYCRWIQNEDSWGGAIELKALSEYFNIEICSIDVQTLHMFQFNEGAPTRCIVVYSGIHYDVLALTPSAPPYTRANHFTTDDTKVFDAADPVVLEKAKEMGRTLQNKHYYTDTSGFLLRCNTCGGTFTGEKGATQHATETGHYDFGESG is encoded by the coding sequence ATGCGACTCCGTGTCCGTGGACCCTCGGGTCAGTCGACCGTCACGTTGGACGACTCGGCCACCGTCGAAGATCTCCGGGCTCAGATCGCGGAGAAGACGGGCCTCGGTGCTTTCAGCGTTAAATACGGTTACCCCGATCTGAGACCGCTAGACCTGGAGAATTGGCAGCCCGATCAGACGCTGGCAGATATTGGAGTCAACCTCAACGGAGAATCACTGATCGTGGCCCAGAAAGAGGGAGCTGCCCCGGCGCCTGCAGTGAGTGGGGGCACACCCAAGGAGCCCACTCCAACAATCCCCCAGCAGCCATCCAAGCAACCGCTCCAATCACAGCATGAGAAGACCGCCGATGATCCGCCCGAGATTGCTTCTCCCGAGCATGGGGGCACGTTTGTGCTCCGCGTCATGCCCGACGACAACTCGTGTCTGTTCCGCGCGGTGGGCGCGGCCGTCATGGGCGACATGGACACCATGGTCGAGCTGCGTTCGATAGTGGCAGGGGCCATCCAAACAAACCCAACCGAATATACCGCAGCGATTCTGGGCAAAAACCCGGACGAATATTGTCGCTGGATCCAGAATGAGGATTCATGGGGCGGGGCGATTGAACTCAAGGCCTTGAGCGAATATTTCAACATCGAAATCTGTTCAATTGACGTGCAGACACTGCACATGTTTCAGTTTAACGAGGGCGCTCCGACTCGGTGTATTGTGGTTTACTCTGGCATCCACTACGACGTCCTGGCACTCACACCATCTGCTCCGCCGTACACTCGTGCCAATCATTTCACGACCGATGACACCAAGGTCTTTGATGCGGCCGACCCGGTCgttctggagaaggccaaggagatggGTCGGACCCTCCAAAACAAGCATTACTACACAGACACCTCTGGCTTCCTTCTCCGGTGCAACACCTGTGGCGGCACCTTCACTGGAGAGAAGGGGGCTACCCAGCATGCGACGGAGACCGGCCATTATGATTTTGGGGAATCCGGTTAG